The following are encoded in a window of Coregonus clupeaformis isolate EN_2021a chromosome 34, ASM2061545v1, whole genome shotgun sequence genomic DNA:
- the LOC121550016 gene encoding glucagon family neuropeptides isoform X2 produces MSSKATLALLIYGIIMHYSIHCSPLGLSYPNLRLENEVYDEDGNSLPDLAFDSDQIAIRSPPSVADDVYTLYYPPEKRTERHADGMFNKAYRKALGQLSARKYLHSLMAKRVGGGSTMEDDSEPLSKRHSDGIFTDSYSRYRKQMAVKKYLAAVLGKSPEDLGFHHILQDIDFDALPDGDEFEAILGDWLKQFSPEFPVSSRLFPRPCLEGCPLFFPLFLT; encoded by the exons ATGTCTAGTAAAGCGACTTTAGCCTTACTCATCTATGGAATCATAATGCATTACAGCATCCACTGCTCACCTCTCGGGCTTAGCTACCCTAACCTTAG ACTTGAAAATGAGGTTTATGACGAGGATGGGAATTCGTTACCAGACTTGGCTTTTGACAGTGATCAGATTGCTATAAGAAGTCCCCCGTCTGTTGCGGACGACGTGTACACTTTATACTACCCACCGGAGAAAAG AACGGAAAGGCATGCAGACGGAATGTTTAATAAAGCCTACAGGAAAGCGCTGGGTCAGTTATCAGCAAGAAAATATCTCCATTCTCTGATGGCAAAGCGTGTAGG TGGAGGGAGCACCATGGAAGACGACTCAGAGCCGCTTTCAAAGCGACACTCGGATGGGATCTTCACAGACAGCTACAGCCGCTACCGAAAGCAAATGGCAGTCAAGAAATACCTGGCGGCAGTTCTTGGGAAAAG CCCTGAAGACTTAGGTTTTCACCATATTCTACAAGACATAGACTTTGATGCCCTCCCGGATGGGGATGAGTTTGAGGCTATTTTGGGAGACTGGCTGAAACAGTTCTCTCCTGAATTTCCGGTGAGTTCCAGGCTCTTTCCGAGGCCTTGTCTTGAGGGATGTCCCCTGTTCTTCCCTCTTTTTCTCACCTAA
- the LOC121550016 gene encoding glucagon family neuropeptides isoform X4, which translates to MSSKATLALLIYGIIMHYSIHCSPLGLSYPNLRLENEVYDEDGNSLPDLAFDSDQIAIRSPPSVADDVYTLYYPPEKRTERHADGMFNKAYRKALGQLSARKYLHSLMAKRVGGGSTMEDDSEPLSKRHSDGIFTDSYSRYRKQMAVKKYLAAVLGKSPEDLGFHHILQDIDFDALPDGDEFEAILGDWLKQFSPEFPAL; encoded by the exons ATGTCTAGTAAAGCGACTTTAGCCTTACTCATCTATGGAATCATAATGCATTACAGCATCCACTGCTCACCTCTCGGGCTTAGCTACCCTAACCTTAG ACTTGAAAATGAGGTTTATGACGAGGATGGGAATTCGTTACCAGACTTGGCTTTTGACAGTGATCAGATTGCTATAAGAAGTCCCCCGTCTGTTGCGGACGACGTGTACACTTTATACTACCCACCGGAGAAAAG AACGGAAAGGCATGCAGACGGAATGTTTAATAAAGCCTACAGGAAAGCGCTGGGTCAGTTATCAGCAAGAAAATATCTCCATTCTCTGATGGCAAAGCGTGTAGG TGGAGGGAGCACCATGGAAGACGACTCAGAGCCGCTTTCAAAGCGACACTCGGATGGGATCTTCACAGACAGCTACAGCCGCTACCGAAAGCAAATGGCAGTCAAGAAATACCTGGCGGCAGTTCTTGGGAAAAG CCCTGAAGACTTAGGTTTTCACCATATTCTACAAGACATAGACTTTGATGCCCTCCCGGATGGGGATGAGTTTGAGGCTATTTTGGGAGACTGGCTGAAACAGTTCTCTCCTGAATTTCCG
- the LOC121550016 gene encoding glucagon family neuropeptides isoform X5 — protein sequence MSSKATLALLIYGIIMHYSIHCSPLGLSYPNLRLENEVYDEDGNSLPDLAFDSDQIAIRSPPSVADDVYTLYYPPEKSGGSTMEDDSEPLSKRHSDGIFTDSYSRYRKQMAVKKYLAAVLGKRYRQRYRSKGRRLAYL from the exons ATGTCTAGTAAAGCGACTTTAGCCTTACTCATCTATGGAATCATAATGCATTACAGCATCCACTGCTCACCTCTCGGGCTTAGCTACCCTAACCTTAG ACTTGAAAATGAGGTTTATGACGAGGATGGGAATTCGTTACCAGACTTGGCTTTTGACAGTGATCAGATTGCTATAAGAAGTCCCCCGTCTGTTGCGGACGACGTGTACACTTTATACTACCCACCGGAGAAAAG TGGAGGGAGCACCATGGAAGACGACTCAGAGCCGCTTTCAAAGCGACACTCGGATGGGATCTTCACAGACAGCTACAGCCGCTACCGAAAGCAAATGGCAGTCAAGAAATACCTGGCGGCAGTTCTTGGGAAAAGGTATAGACAGAGATATAGAAGCAAAGGACGCCGGCTAGCGTATTTGTAG